A window of Ruminococcus champanellensis 18P13 = JCM 17042 contains these coding sequences:
- the purD gene encoding phosphoribosylamine--glycine ligase gives MKILVVGGGGREHAIIMKLAESKQVDALYCAPGNGGIAQFATCYPVKATDIDGMVKLAKELAVDIVFVAPDDPLVLGMVDAMEAEGFMTFGPSKAAAIIEGSKVFSKQLMKQYGIPTAGYEVFTQPDQAIAYIKAKNTYPTVIKADGLALGKGVVLAQDFAEAEAAVRSMMEDKIFGESGAQIVVEEFLTGPEVSVLCFTDGKTVRPMISSMDHKRANDGDQGLNTGGMGTVSPNPYYTEEIADVCMKTIFLPTVDAMAKEGRAFKGCLYFGLMLTPNGPKVIEYNCRFGDPETQVVLPLLETDFVDIIKAIHAGTLDQLDIQWKKGCVACVIMASGGYPKKYATGLPISGLNEKGQLDSAFVYHAGTRYENGTFLTAGGRVLGVTVAGDTLQQALDGAYAAVEQIRFEGAHYRKDIGQRALACGK, from the coding sequence ATGAAGATTTTAGTAGTTGGCGGCGGCGGGAGAGAGCATGCCATTATTATGAAGCTTGCGGAAAGCAAGCAGGTGGATGCTCTGTATTGCGCACCGGGCAATGGAGGCATTGCACAGTTTGCAACCTGTTATCCGGTAAAGGCAACGGATATTGATGGTATGGTAAAGCTGGCGAAGGAACTGGCAGTGGATATTGTGTTTGTGGCACCGGATGATCCGCTGGTGCTGGGTATGGTGGACGCCATGGAGGCGGAGGGCTTTATGACCTTTGGCCCCAGCAAGGCTGCTGCCATCATCGAAGGCAGCAAGGTATTCTCCAAGCAGCTGATGAAGCAGTACGGCATTCCCACTGCCGGATATGAGGTCTTTACCCAGCCGGATCAAGCGATTGCCTACATCAAGGCGAAGAATACATACCCCACTGTGATTAAGGCGGATGGTCTTGCGCTGGGCAAGGGCGTGGTGCTGGCGCAGGATTTTGCCGAGGCAGAAGCTGCGGTGCGCTCCATGATGGAGGATAAGATCTTCGGCGAAAGCGGCGCACAGATCGTGGTGGAGGAGTTCCTCACCGGACCTGAGGTTTCTGTGCTGTGCTTTACAGACGGCAAGACCGTGCGTCCCATGATCTCCTCCATGGATCACAAGCGGGCAAACGACGGAGATCAGGGACTGAACACCGGCGGTATGGGTACGGTTTCTCCCAATCCTTACTATACTGAGGAAATTGCGGACGTGTGCATGAAAACCATCTTCCTGCCTACGGTGGATGCTATGGCGAAGGAAGGCAGAGCCTTCAAGGGTTGTCTGTACTTTGGTCTGATGCTGACCCCCAATGGTCCCAAGGTGATCGAGTACAACTGTCGGTTCGGGGATCCAGAGACCCAGGTGGTTCTGCCCCTGCTGGAAACGGACTTTGTGGACATTATCAAGGCCATTCACGCAGGTACTCTGGATCAGCTGGACATCCAGTGGAAAAAGGGCTGTGTGGCATGCGTCATTATGGCAAGCGGCGGATACCCCAAGAAGTATGCTACCGGTCTGCCCATTTCCGGGCTGAACGAAAAGGGACAGCTGGATTCTGCTTTCGTGTACCATGCAGGTACCAGGTATGAAAACGGTACCTTCCTGACTGCCGGCGGCAGAGTGCTTGGTGTGACTGTAGCAGGGGACACCTTACAGCAGGCGCTGGATGGTGCCTATGCGGCGGTGGAGCAGATCCGGTTTGAGGGTGCGCATTACCGGAAGGACATTGGTCAGCGTGCGCTGGCATGCGGAAAGTAA
- the trmB gene encoding tRNA (guanosine(46)-N7)-methyltransferase TrmB, which produces MRIRHKAWAKPELEACPFYVPEPKTLRGHWREQFSQPGCPLYLELGCGKGGWISQAVLQYPQVNLIALDIKNEMLGLAKRKLEAAYAAAQQPAENVKIAIFNISYISDAFAPEDRVDRIYINFCNPWPRPKHKKRRLTHPRQLMQYKAFLTGELWFKTDDDELFEETLEYLPACGYRITYQTRDLHASGFAENLETEHEKMFTDEGKRIKFLIAQPEDET; this is translated from the coding sequence ATGCGGATCAGACATAAGGCGTGGGCAAAGCCGGAATTGGAGGCATGCCCCTTCTATGTGCCGGAGCCAAAGACCTTGCGGGGGCATTGGCGGGAGCAGTTTTCCCAGCCGGGATGCCCTTTGTATCTGGAACTGGGCTGCGGTAAGGGGGGCTGGATCTCCCAGGCGGTGCTGCAATACCCCCAGGTGAATCTGATTGCTCTGGATATCAAAAATGAGATGCTGGGGCTTGCAAAGCGGAAACTGGAAGCGGCATATGCGGCAGCACAACAGCCGGCGGAGAACGTGAAAATCGCCATTTTCAATATCTCCTATATTTCGGATGCCTTTGCGCCGGAGGATCGGGTGGACAGGATCTACATCAATTTCTGCAACCCCTGGCCTCGCCCGAAGCATAAAAAACGCCGTCTTACCCATCCAAGACAGCTGATGCAGTACAAGGCGTTTCTGACCGGGGAATTGTGGTTTAAGACGGATGATGATGAGCTATTCGAGGAAACGCTGGAATACCTGCCGGCGTGCGGCTACCGGATTACCTATCAGACCCGGGATCTGCATGCCAGCGGATTTGCAGAAAATCTGGAAACAGAGCACGAAAAAATGTTCACAGATGAGGGCAAGCGTATCAAGTTTTTGATTGCCCAGCCGGAGGATGAAACATGA
- the pyrR gene encoding bifunctional pyr operon transcriptional regulator/uracil phosphoribosyltransferase PyrR, with product MKTRVIMDASAMERAITRITYEILERNKGTEGVCLVGIFSRGAVLAKRISAKIQSLEHVTVPCGALDITPYRDDKKESDLPEKTKIDFDINGMRVVIVDDVICTGRTTRAAIDALITRGRPDCIQLAALVDRGHRELPIRPDYVGKNLPTSGEETVRVKMTELDNADGVFLYAEEG from the coding sequence TTGAAGACCCGTGTGATTATGGATGCAAGCGCCATGGAGCGTGCAATTACCCGGATCACCTACGAGATCCTGGAGCGGAACAAGGGAACGGAGGGCGTGTGCCTGGTGGGAATCTTCTCCAGGGGCGCAGTACTTGCCAAACGGATCAGCGCTAAGATCCAGTCCCTGGAGCATGTGACCGTGCCCTGCGGCGCACTGGATATCACCCCTTATCGGGACGACAAGAAGGAATCTGATTTACCGGAAAAAACAAAGATCGATTTTGACATCAACGGCATGCGAGTAGTCATTGTGGATGACGTGATCTGCACCGGGCGAACCACACGGGCGGCGATTGACGCCCTCATTACCCGGGGCAGACCGGATTGCATCCAGCTGGCGGCACTGGTGGACAGAGGACACCGGGAGCTGCCCATCCGTCCGGATTATGTGGGAAAGAATCTCCCCACTTCCGGGGAGGAAACAGTGCGGGTGAAAATGACGGAGCTCGACAATGCCGATGGTGTTTTTTTGTATGCGGAGGAGGGCTGA
- a CDS encoding dihydroorotase, with amino-acid sequence MNRILIQNVTLNGTVCDMLIRDGKIQKIGNIREPADQVIRADGLTALPGLFDMHVHFRDPGLTYKEDIHTGAAAALAGGVTGVACMPNTKPPIDSPETVQYILEQAADTGVKVYPVGCITQSMQGKALCEYDALIHAGVRAISDDGRPVESDRLLREAMEESIRNGLLIISHCEDLKIINGGIMHKGKISEQLGVKGMDRASEDSITAREIRLAEETGSRIHIAHVSTAGSVELIRQAKARGVKVTCETCPHYFLLTEEKLLARDADFRMNPPLREETDRLAVEQGVCDGTIDCIVTDHAPHSAEEKAVFETAPNGVVGLETSLAATLTGLYHTGKLTLADIVRLMAESPRKLLGLPVPRLHEGADAELILVDLNESWTVDPDKLHSKSHNTVFKGMTLRGRVHATITGGEIRFQYNKN; translated from the coding sequence ATGAATAGGATTCTGATTCAGAATGTGACCCTGAACGGCACAGTATGCGACATGCTGATCCGGGATGGAAAGATCCAGAAAATCGGCAACATCCGGGAGCCTGCGGATCAAGTAATCCGGGCTGACGGGCTGACAGCACTGCCGGGTCTGTTTGATATGCATGTGCATTTCCGGGATCCGGGGCTGACTTATAAGGAGGATATCCACACCGGAGCGGCGGCAGCTCTGGCAGGAGGTGTGACCGGTGTGGCATGCATGCCCAACACCAAGCCTCCCATTGATTCTCCGGAAACGGTGCAGTACATCCTGGAACAGGCAGCGGATACCGGCGTAAAGGTGTATCCGGTAGGGTGTATCACCCAGAGTATGCAGGGAAAGGCACTTTGCGAGTATGATGCCTTGATCCATGCAGGGGTTCGGGCGATTTCCGACGATGGCAGACCGGTGGAATCCGACCGACTGCTGCGGGAAGCCATGGAGGAGAGCATCCGGAACGGACTGCTGATTATCTCCCATTGCGAGGATCTGAAAATCATCAACGGCGGCATCATGCATAAGGGGAAAATCAGCGAACAGCTGGGCGTGAAGGGCATGGATCGGGCGTCCGAGGACAGCATCACCGCCCGGGAGATCCGCCTGGCGGAGGAAACCGGATCCCGGATCCACATTGCGCACGTCAGCACGGCAGGCAGTGTGGAACTGATCCGACAAGCCAAGGCAAGGGGTGTCAAGGTGACTTGCGAGACATGCCCCCATTACTTCCTGCTGACGGAGGAAAAGCTGCTGGCCCGGGATGCGGACTTTCGTATGAATCCTCCTCTCCGGGAGGAGACGGATCGACTGGCTGTGGAACAGGGCGTGTGCGACGGTACCATCGACTGCATTGTAACGGATCATGCTCCTCACAGTGCGGAGGAAAAGGCGGTCTTTGAAACGGCACCCAACGGGGTGGTCGGATTGGAAACCTCTTTGGCAGCAACCCTGACAGGGCTGTACCATACCGGAAAACTGACGCTGGCGGATATTGTCCGGCTGATGGCTGAAAGCCCCCGGAAGCTGCTGGGACTGCCGGTGCCCCGGCTGCACGAAGGAGCGGATGCAGAGCTGATCCTGGTGGATCTGAATGAAAGCTGGACAGTGGATCCGGACAAGCTGCATTCCAAATCCCACAACACGGTATTCAAGGGCATGACCCTCCGGGGTCGAGTGCATGCTACGATAACCGGCGGAGAGATCCGCTTTCAATACAACAAGAACTAA
- the pyrF gene encoding orotidine-5'-phosphate decarboxylase, whose protein sequence is MSFDRLITKIREMKNPTVVGLDPKLAYVPSYIQKTYMDVDGESLKAASRAIFRFNQEIIDAICDIVPAIKPQAAYYEMYGHHGIKTLERTIRYAKLKGMFVITDGKRNDIGATMEAYTAAHLGTTMVGENECTPFGADALTVNGYLGSDGINPLLRTCKEHDKGIFVLVKTSNPSSGELQDRLIDGVPVYAIMGDMCEAWGREQIGQYGYSSVGAVVGATYPEQLRELRARLPHTMFLVPGYGAQGGGAAGVAGAFDANGLGAIVNSSRAIMCAYQKEGCDEHEFAQAARREAIRMREDLTSYIDIK, encoded by the coding sequence ATGTCATTTGACAGACTGATTACGAAAATCCGGGAGATGAAGAACCCCACCGTTGTGGGACTGGATCCGAAGCTTGCCTATGTGCCCTCTTACATTCAGAAAACCTATATGGATGTGGATGGGGAGAGTCTGAAGGCTGCATCCCGGGCGATCTTCCGGTTCAACCAGGAGATCATTGATGCAATCTGCGACATTGTTCCCGCCATCAAGCCCCAGGCTGCTTACTATGAAATGTATGGGCATCATGGCATCAAGACACTGGAGCGAACCATTCGCTATGCAAAGCTTAAGGGCATGTTTGTCATCACCGATGGCAAGCGGAACGACATTGGCGCTACCATGGAAGCATACACAGCGGCACATCTGGGCACCACCATGGTGGGGGAGAATGAGTGCACTCCCTTCGGTGCGGATGCATTGACCGTAAACGGCTATCTGGGCTCCGACGGGATCAACCCTCTGCTGCGCACCTGTAAGGAGCATGACAAGGGCATTTTCGTACTGGTCAAGACCTCCAATCCCTCCAGCGGTGAGCTACAGGACAGATTGATTGATGGAGTTCCGGTTTATGCTATTATGGGAGATATGTGCGAAGCCTGGGGCAGGGAACAGATCGGACAGTACGGCTACTCCTCCGTAGGTGCGGTGGTAGGCGCTACCTATCCGGAACAGCTCAGGGAGCTGCGTGCCCGCCTGCCTCACACCATGTTCCTGGTTCCCGGCTACGGGGCGCAGGGAGGCGGCGCAGCTGGTGTGGCTGGTGCGTTTGACGCAAACGGCTTAGGTGCCATTGTGAATTCTTCCCGTGCCATTATGTGTGCATACCAGAAGGAAGGCTGCGATGAGCATGAGTTTGCTCAGGCTGCCAGAAGAGAAGCGATCCGCATGCGGGAGGATCTGACCTCCTACATCGATATCAAATAA
- a CDS encoding carbamoyl phosphate synthase small subunit, whose translation MSLFNQGEKAYLLLANGKVFEGRSCGAKGTVIGEVVFTTGLTAYQETLTDPSYYGQIVTQTFPLIGNYGVNEADAESNDTYLSGYIIREWCNTPSNFRCEGNINDFLIRHNVIGIHNIDTRCLTRMIRETGVMNGMITTEDVYANKDAYLEQIRAFSIKDAVKSVTDTQIRVYGDEDAPLRVVLFDFGYKRNIRRMLIERGCQVYVVPATTTAEQIREIDPDGIMLSNGPGNPEENVEVIENLKEICKLGIPIFGICLGHQLMALAHGARTEKLKYGHRGGNQPVIDLEHDRTYVTSQNHGYAVVADSLDPKVAVLTHINANDKTCEGVRYLDCDAHTVQFHPEAHGGPLDTAYAFDEFVAKMMNYKEEHRNAAEK comes from the coding sequence ATGTCATTATTTAATCAGGGCGAAAAAGCGTATCTGCTCCTTGCAAACGGCAAAGTCTTTGAGGGCCGCAGCTGCGGCGCAAAGGGCACCGTCATCGGCGAAGTGGTGTTTACCACCGGTTTGACTGCATACCAGGAAACGCTGACAGATCCCAGCTATTACGGACAGATCGTAACCCAGACCTTTCCGTTGATCGGCAACTATGGTGTGAATGAGGCGGACGCAGAGTCCAACGATACATACCTGAGTGGCTACATCATCCGGGAATGGTGCAATACCCCCTCCAATTTCCGCTGCGAGGGCAACATCAATGACTTTTTGATCCGGCACAACGTGATCGGCATTCACAACATTGACACCCGGTGTCTGACCAGAATGATCCGGGAAACCGGCGTTATGAACGGTATGATTACCACGGAGGATGTGTATGCCAACAAGGATGCATACCTGGAGCAGATCCGGGCTTTCTCCATCAAGGACGCTGTCAAGAGCGTGACTGATACCCAGATCCGGGTGTACGGAGACGAAGATGCGCCCCTGCGTGTGGTGCTGTTTGACTTTGGCTATAAGCGGAACATCCGCAGAATGCTGATCGAGCGTGGCTGCCAGGTGTATGTAGTGCCTGCCACCACCACAGCAGAGCAGATCCGGGAGATCGATCCGGACGGAATCATGCTGTCCAACGGCCCGGGCAATCCGGAGGAAAATGTAGAGGTGATTGAGAATCTGAAGGAGATCTGCAAGCTGGGGATCCCGATTTTCGGCATCTGCCTGGGGCATCAGCTCATGGCATTGGCACATGGTGCGAGAACCGAAAAGCTCAAGTATGGCCACCGGGGCGGCAACCAGCCTGTGATCGACCTGGAGCATGACAGAACCTATGTCACCAGCCAGAATCACGGCTATGCAGTGGTTGCAGACAGCCTGGATCCCAAGGTTGCAGTGCTGACACATATCAACGCCAACGACAAGACCTGTGAGGGCGTACGGTATCTGGATTGCGATGCACACACGGTACAGTTCCATCCGGAAGCCCACGGCGGTCCCCTGGACACTGCGTATGCCTTTGATGAATTTGTTGCAAAGATGATGAACTATAAGGAGGAGCACAGAAATGCCGCTGAGAAGTGA
- the carB gene encoding carbamoyl-phosphate synthase large subunit: protein MPLRSDIKKVLVIGSGPIVIGQAAEFDYAGTQACRALKQEGLEVVLINSNPATIMTDKAMADKIYIEPLTLETVKRVIEIEKPDSVLSTLGGQTGLTLSMQLAAEGFLDAHNVKLLGADPETIHKAEDRQAFKDTMEKIGEPCIPSKVVETIEDAVDFAEEIGYPVIVRPAFTLGGTGGGIAADEEELRDIAKNGLRLSPITQVLIEKCISGWKEIEFEVIRDRKGNVITVCSMENFDPVGVHTGDSIVIAPAVTLSDREYQMLRTAAINIIQELKVEGGCNCQFALHPTSFEYAVIEVNPRVSRSSALASKATGYPIAKVATRIAIGYTLDEILNQVTGKTYACFEPAIDYVVVKFPKWAFDKFVYAKRTLGTQMKATGEVMSIGTSFEQAMMKAVRSIELGLDSLNMKKYEAYSTDEILEMLDGKVEDERCFQIYEALKRGISVEQIHALTMVDNWFLNKLLNLVNLEKWLAEGELTEEKYNIAKQYGYLDSTIERFSGQKCPLRRRAVFKMVDTCAGEFKAETPYFYSTFDEENEAKEFIERNEKGKKKVIVFGSGPIRIGQGIEFDYCSVHCVWTLKEMGYEAIICNNNPETVSTDFDTADRLYFDPLTKEDVESIIETEQPYGVVVQFGGQTAIKLTRHLADMGVNILGTSADDIDAAEDRERFDELLERCQIPRPAGHTVMTMKEAVAAANDLGYPVLLRPSYVLGGQNMIIAHSDSDVVEYMGIITRTMIENPVLIDKYMMGTEVEVDAICDGTDFLIPGIMEHIERAGVHSGDSISVYPAQTLSKEIRETIVEYTRRLAMELHVKGLVNIQYVVYNNQVYVIEVNPRSSRTVPYISKVTGIPMVDIATKLVLGHTLKELGYQSGLYPEGKYVAVKVPVFSFEKLQDVDTMLGPEMKSTGECLGIATSFEDALLKGLVAAGYDLKCEGGVLFSVRDTDKQELIPIADKFSRMGFEIYGTEGTASVLNRNMIATNVINKISEPEPNVLTLLESGKIHYVISTSANGRLPARDSVKMRRKAVERSICSVTAIDTARALANVLETGRQMSDVELVDITKI from the coding sequence ATGCCGCTGAGAAGTGATATTAAAAAGGTACTGGTAATCGGCTCCGGCCCGATCGTAATCGGACAGGCGGCAGAGTTTGACTATGCCGGCACACAGGCATGTCGTGCGCTGAAGCAGGAGGGACTGGAGGTTGTGCTCATCAACTCCAATCCGGCGACTATCATGACGGATAAGGCCATGGCGGATAAGATCTACATCGAGCCTCTGACCCTGGAAACCGTAAAGCGTGTCATTGAGATCGAGAAGCCGGACAGCGTCCTGTCCACCCTGGGGGGACAGACTGGTCTGACCCTGTCCATGCAGCTGGCGGCGGAGGGCTTCCTGGATGCTCACAACGTAAAGCTGCTTGGTGCAGATCCGGAAACCATCCACAAGGCGGAGGATCGCCAGGCGTTCAAGGACACGATGGAAAAGATCGGGGAGCCCTGCATTCCCTCCAAGGTGGTAGAGACCATTGAGGATGCGGTGGATTTTGCCGAGGAAATCGGTTATCCGGTGATCGTGCGTCCGGCATTCACCCTGGGCGGCACCGGCGGCGGAATTGCTGCGGATGAGGAGGAGCTGCGGGATATTGCAAAGAATGGTCTGAGGCTTTCCCCCATTACCCAGGTGTTGATCGAAAAGTGCATCAGCGGCTGGAAAGAAATTGAGTTTGAGGTGATCCGGGACCGAAAGGGCAATGTGATCACTGTCTGCTCCATGGAGAACTTTGATCCGGTTGGCGTACACACCGGTGACAGCATCGTAATTGCTCCGGCTGTGACGCTGTCCGACCGGGAGTATCAGATGCTCCGTACCGCTGCCATCAACATCATTCAGGAGCTGAAGGTAGAGGGCGGCTGTAACTGTCAGTTTGCCCTGCATCCCACCAGCTTTGAGTATGCGGTCATCGAGGTAAACCCCCGTGTATCCCGTTCCTCCGCTCTGGCATCCAAGGCCACCGGCTATCCCATTGCAAAGGTTGCCACCCGGATCGCCATCGGCTACACCCTGGACGAGATCCTGAACCAGGTTACCGGCAAGACCTATGCATGCTTTGAGCCGGCAATCGACTATGTGGTTGTAAAGTTCCCCAAGTGGGCGTTCGATAAGTTTGTATACGCCAAGAGAACTCTTGGCACCCAGATGAAGGCTACCGGTGAGGTCATGTCCATTGGCACCAGCTTTGAGCAGGCGATGATGAAGGCGGTTCGCTCCATTGAGCTGGGTCTGGATTCTCTGAACATGAAGAAATACGAAGCCTACAGCACGGATGAGATCCTGGAAATGCTGGACGGCAAGGTGGAGGATGAGCGCTGCTTCCAGATCTACGAGGCACTGAAGCGTGGCATCTCCGTAGAGCAGATCCATGCGCTGACCATGGTGGACAACTGGTTCCTGAACAAGCTGCTGAACCTGGTGAACCTGGAAAAGTGGTTGGCAGAGGGAGAACTCACTGAGGAAAAATACAATATTGCCAAGCAGTACGGCTATCTGGACAGCACCATTGAGCGGTTCTCCGGGCAGAAGTGCCCTTTGCGCCGCCGTGCAGTATTCAAGATGGTTGATACCTGTGCCGGAGAGTTCAAGGCGGAGACACCCTATTTCTACTCCACCTTTGATGAGGAAAATGAAGCAAAGGAATTCATCGAGCGGAATGAAAAAGGCAAGAAGAAGGTCATCGTATTCGGTTCCGGCCCCATCCGGATCGGACAGGGCATCGAGTTCGACTACTGCTCCGTACACTGTGTGTGGACGCTGAAGGAAATGGGCTATGAGGCCATTATCTGCAACAACAATCCGGAGACGGTTTCCACCGACTTTGATACAGCCGACAGACTGTACTTTGATCCGCTGACCAAGGAGGACGTGGAATCCATCATCGAGACTGAACAGCCCTACGGCGTTGTGGTACAGTTCGGTGGACAGACAGCCATCAAGCTGACCCGTCACCTGGCAGATATGGGCGTGAACATTCTGGGTACCTCTGCGGATGATATTGATGCGGCAGAGGACAGAGAGCGCTTTGACGAGCTGCTGGAGCGCTGCCAGATTCCCCGTCCGGCCGGACATACGGTTATGACCATGAAGGAAGCGGTTGCAGCCGCCAATGATCTGGGCTATCCGGTTCTGCTGCGTCCCTCCTATGTACTGGGCGGACAGAATATGATCATTGCCCACTCTGACAGTGATGTGGTAGAGTACATGGGCATTATCACCCGCACCATGATCGAAAACCCGGTACTGATCGACAAGTACATGATGGGTACGGAGGTTGAGGTAGACGCTATCTGCGACGGTACCGACTTCCTGATCCCGGGCATCATGGAGCATATTGAGCGTGCAGGCGTTCACTCCGGCGACTCTATTTCCGTATACCCGGCACAGACCCTTTCCAAGGAGATCCGGGAGACGATCGTGGAATATACCCGCCGTCTTGCAATGGAGCTGCATGTGAAGGGCCTTGTGAATATTCAGTATGTGGTATACAACAACCAGGTTTATGTCATCGAAGTGAACCCCCGTTCCTCCAGAACGGTGCCCTATATCAGCAAGGTGACCGGCATTCCCATGGTGGACATTGCCACCAAGCTGGTGCTGGGACATACCCTCAAGGAGCTGGGCTACCAGAGTGGTCTGTATCCGGAGGGCAAGTACGTTGCAGTCAAGGTTCCCGTATTCAGCTTTGAAAAGCTGCAGGACGTGGATACCATGCTGGGACCGGAAATGAAGTCCACCGGCGAGTGCCTGGGCATTGCCACCAGCTTTGAGGATGCACTGCTGAAGGGACTGGTCGCAGCAGGCTATGATCTGAAATGCGAGGGCGGCGTGCTGTTCTCCGTGCGGGATACGGACAAGCAGGAGCTGATCCCCATTGCGGACAAATTCAGCCGCATGGGTTTTGAGATCTACGGTACGGAGGGTACAGCAAGCGTGCTGAACCGGAATATGATTGCTACGAACGTAATCAACAAGATTTCCGAGCCGGAGCCAAATGTGCTGACTCTGCTGGAAAGCGGAAAGATCCACTATGTGATCTCCACTTCTGCAAACGGCAGACTGCCTGCAAGAGACAGTGTAAAGATGCGCCGGAAAGCGGTGGAGCGTTCCATCTGCTCCGTAACGGCGATCGATACCGCCCGGGCACTGGCAAATGTGCTGGAAACCGGCCGTCAGATGTCCGATGTGGAACTGGTAGATATTACAAAGATTTAA
- a CDS encoding dihydroorotate dehydrogenase electron transfer subunit: MKYTQGEYRLIRKDNLGQDLYRFVLECPEITAVAAPGQFVHILPKGSTLRRPISICQIDRQAGTLTLVFAVRGEGTAVLADLRAGDYVDMLAPLGHGFTIQPDANRVILMGGGIGVPPMLALAEIYGERATVISGFRSMPAVMLQEEFAKTGAKTILCTDDGTAGLHAMVTEPLLEEIRQEKPDMICACGPTPMLRAIAKIAEEQGIFCEVSMEERMGCGIGACLVCACKMKLANGEIHAAHVCKDGPVFNAKEVAWNG; the protein is encoded by the coding sequence ATGAAATATACGCAAGGCGAATACCGGCTGATCCGCAAGGATAATCTGGGTCAGGATCTGTATCGGTTCGTACTGGAGTGCCCGGAGATCACGGCCGTTGCTGCACCGGGTCAGTTCGTACACATTCTTCCCAAGGGCAGCACCCTGCGCCGCCCCATCTCCATATGCCAGATCGACAGACAGGCAGGCACTCTGACATTGGTGTTTGCGGTTCGTGGGGAAGGCACCGCAGTGCTGGCGGATCTTCGTGCAGGGGATTATGTGGATATGCTGGCGCCTTTGGGACATGGCTTCACGATCCAGCCGGATGCAAACCGGGTGATCTTAATGGGCGGCGGCATTGGCGTACCTCCCATGCTGGCACTGGCAGAGATTTACGGGGAGCGGGCAACTGTCATTTCCGGTTTCCGGAGCATGCCGGCAGTGATGCTCCAGGAGGAATTTGCAAAGACCGGAGCGAAAACCATTCTCTGTACCGATGATGGTACCGCCGGTCTGCATGCCATGGTGACGGAACCTCTGCTGGAGGAGATCCGGCAGGAGAAGCCGGATATGATCTGTGCCTGTGGCCCTACCCCCATGCTTCGTGCCATTGCAAAGATCGCAGAGGAGCAGGGCATTTTCTGCGAGGTTTCCATGGAGGAACGTATGGGCTGTGGCATAGGCGCATGCCTGGTATGTGCATGCAAAATGAAGCTGGCAAACGGAGAGATCCATGCAGCCCATGTGTGCAAGGACGGCCCGGTATTCAATGCAAAGGAGGTGGCTTGGAATGGCTGA
- a CDS encoding dihydroorotate dehydrogenase: protein MADLSVNVAGVSFKNPIIPASGVFGYGHEYEELFPLSELGGIATKGTTITKRNGNDAPRIAETTGGMLNSVGLQNPGIDAFIKKELPYLMQKDTVILANIAGSTVKECVTIAQQLEQTDVHMIELNISCPNVKQGGMAFGASCAGAESITRAVRKATTKPLVVKLSPNVTNIAEIAKATETAGADALSLINTLLGMRIDIRSRRPILKNNMGGMSGAAIFPIAVRMVWQCANAVRIPIIGMGGVTTGKDAIELMMAGASAVQVGAAIFTDPYAPIRIIREMNQWLDENHIATARELTGSVKPW, encoded by the coding sequence ATGGCTGATCTGTCCGTAAATGTAGCAGGGGTATCCTTCAAGAACCCCATTATTCCTGCCTCCGGTGTGTTCGGCTACGGCCATGAATACGAGGAACTGTTCCCCCTGTCGGAGCTTGGCGGCATCGCCACAAAGGGAACCACCATCACAAAGCGCAATGGCAACGATGCACCCCGGATTGCGGAAACCACAGGGGGCATGCTGAATTCCGTTGGCTTGCAGAATCCGGGTATCGATGCCTTCATCAAGAAGGAGCTGCCCTATCTGATGCAGAAGGATACGGTGATCCTGGCGAATATCGCCGGCTCTACGGTGAAGGAATGCGTGACCATCGCACAGCAGTTGGAGCAGACGGATGTTCACATGATCGAGCTGAATATTTCCTGCCCCAACGTAAAGCAGGGGGGCATGGCGTTCGGCGCAAGCTGTGCCGGAGCCGAGTCCATTACCCGGGCAGTGCGGAAGGCAACCACCAAGCCCCTGGTGGTCAAGCTTTCTCCCAATGTGACCAATATTGCGGAAATCGCAAAGGCAACGGAGACAGCCGGTGCGGATGCGCTTTCCCTCATCAACACCCTGCTGGGCATGCGGATCGATATCCGCAGCCGTCGCCCCATTCTCAAAAACAATATGGGCGGCATGTCCGGCGCAGCGATTTTCCCCATTGCGGTTCGCATGGTGTGGCAGTGTGCCAATGCGGTGCGGATCCCCATTATCGGCATGGGGGGCGTTACCACCGGCAAGGACGCCATTGAACTGATGATGGCAGGGGCATCCGCCGTACAGGTTGGTGCAGCTATCTTTACAGATCCCTATGCGCCCATCCGGATCATCCGGGAAATGAACCAGTGGCTGGATGAAAACCACATTGCCACTGCAAGAGAACTGACAGGAAGTGTGAAGCCGTGGTAA